A window of Paenibacillus sp. 19GGS1-52 contains these coding sequences:
- a CDS encoding DUF421 domain-containing protein, whose translation MELVSILIKLIAGFVGLWAMTRLLGKKEIAALTPFDFISAVMLGDLVGNTIYEKNTSVWMLIFTLAVWTVLSVTFEKITQRYHKLRKPLEGESEILIRNGQIDLMRLRRNNLDFDQLRMMLRAKDTFSVSEVAYAIYETNGSLSILKKPQYEIVTRADINLNAQQIHMPQSIVEDGIVQLKGLRDLGKDEVWLHQQLQEKGFPDIKAVAYAEVNEEGELNVVTRM comes from the coding sequence ATGGAATTAGTATCGATATTAATTAAGTTGATTGCTGGCTTTGTCGGATTATGGGCGATGACGAGGCTGCTCGGCAAAAAAGAAATTGCCGCTTTGACCCCCTTCGACTTCATCTCAGCCGTTATGCTGGGCGATCTTGTAGGAAACACCATCTATGAAAAGAATACTTCCGTATGGATGCTGATATTTACCTTAGCTGTTTGGACTGTCTTATCCGTCACCTTCGAGAAAATTACCCAACGTTACCATAAGCTGCGGAAGCCGCTGGAGGGTGAATCGGAAATCTTAATTCGTAATGGGCAAATCGACCTGATGAGACTGCGTAGAAACAATCTTGACTTTGATCAGTTGCGAATGATGCTCAGAGCGAAAGATACTTTTTCTGTTAGCGAGGTAGCTTACGCTATCTATGAAACTAATGGTTCTTTGAGTATTCTCAAAAAACCGCAGTATGAAATCGTTACCCGGGCGGATATAAATCTAAATGCACAACAGATTCACATGCCACAGAGTATTGTTGAAGACGGAATTGTCCAACTGAAGGGGCTTCGCGATCTTGGCAAAGATGAAGTGTGGCTGCACCAACAGCTTCAAGAGAAAGGTTTTCCAGACATCAAAGCAGTGGCTTATGCCGAGGTTAATGAAGAAGGCGAGCTTAATGTAGTCACCCGTATGTAG
- the lspA gene encoding signal peptidase II: protein MLIFVISAMVILMDQGSKWIVRSNMQVGETVPVWNHILQFTHFENSGAAFSSFQGYGKYFVIIALVFVAGLIYYRRKGEIKGVLMETAAGFLAGGAIGNAIDRLVFHKVTDFLVFGKSNGILNLANVAINVGVILFVIHLLKGQLKLKLKPKS from the coding sequence TTGCTGATTTTTGTGATATCCGCAATGGTCATTCTAATGGATCAAGGATCGAAATGGATCGTAAGATCGAATATGCAGGTTGGGGAAACGGTTCCGGTCTGGAATCATATTTTGCAATTTACTCATTTCGAGAACAGTGGGGCTGCCTTTAGCTCCTTTCAGGGATATGGAAAGTATTTTGTGATTATTGCACTGGTGTTCGTAGCAGGTTTAATCTATTATCGGCGAAAAGGAGAAATCAAGGGGGTCTTGATGGAGACTGCTGCAGGCTTTCTGGCCGGCGGAGCTATCGGCAATGCGATTGACCGTCTGGTATTCCATAAGGTAACCGATTTTCTGGTCTTCGGGAAGAGCAACGGTATTCTTAATCTGGCCAATGTTGCTATAAATGTAGGCGTTATATTGTTTGTAATCCATTTACTCAAAGGACAGCTGAAGCTGAAGTTGAAGCCGAAAAGCTAA
- a CDS encoding AraC family transcriptional regulator, translated as MVNQALLTHYLSNLNIDLYMANYNLVTLEWQDLDYTPDYSKFYFICEGEGWLKIGDQEYYPVPGQLILMPEGVKQSYTSINNNPFTKYWCHFSVRVGDIPLSDILELPHVWKVADTNTIHTLFEELTTQANSDAVYAKLLAKSKLMELLSHFLMNIDLADIVFKNLESTDKLLNVLSYIHDNIEQEITIQQLAQVAFMHPNYFIRLFKRQMGVPPIQYITRKKIEKAKELLLSTPYSVTDIAHLVGFKDLFYFSKQFKKISGMPPTDFRKQLHSLI; from the coding sequence ATGGTTAATCAGGCCTTGTTAACTCATTATCTATCCAATCTGAACATAGATTTATATATGGCTAACTACAATTTAGTAACTTTAGAGTGGCAGGACCTCGATTATACTCCTGATTACAGCAAGTTTTATTTCATCTGCGAGGGTGAGGGCTGGCTCAAGATTGGGGATCAAGAGTATTACCCTGTCCCTGGCCAGTTAATCTTAATGCCTGAGGGTGTGAAACAATCCTACACTTCAATCAACAACAACCCTTTTACGAAATATTGGTGTCATTTCAGCGTCAGAGTAGGCGATATTCCGTTATCCGATATTTTGGAATTGCCTCATGTGTGGAAAGTCGCAGATACGAATACTATCCACACCTTATTTGAGGAGCTTACAACCCAAGCGAATTCTGATGCTGTATATGCCAAACTGCTGGCGAAGAGCAAGCTGATGGAGCTTCTGTCACATTTTTTGATGAACATTGACCTGGCGGATATTGTCTTTAAGAATTTGGAGTCCACAGATAAGCTGCTAAATGTCTTAAGCTACATCCATGACAACATCGAGCAGGAGATTACGATCCAGCAGCTTGCCCAAGTAGCCTTCATGCACCCGAACTATTTCATTCGCCTATTCAAGCGTCAGATGGGTGTACCCCCTATTCAATACATTACACGTAAAAAAATTGAGAAGGCCAAGGAGTTACTCCTGAGCACTCCGTATTCAGTGACGGATATTGCCCATCTTGTCGGGTTTAAGGATCTGTTCTATTTCTCCAAGCAATTCAAGAAAATCTCCGGGATGCCCCCAACAGATTTCCGCAAACAATTGCATTCGCTAATTTAG
- a CDS encoding SDR family oxidoreductase, which yields MGITNEAVLVTGASGHLGREAVEWLLENHKGQIIAVTRNPLTLSDFSARGVVVRQADFDQPHTLDEAFVGAKRLLLISTDAVSVPGQRLQQHSNAVEAAIKAGVEHIVYTSVPNPEPGTECLIAPDHYGTEEKIKSSGLSFTILRNNLYADNLLPSLQQAAASGQYAAATGDGLTAYVTRKDCARAAAAALASSFTGTRTIDVTGTEALSGADVAQIASEVIGKSIQFVALTTEQLVGIFESIGMPNGVAQIFASFDTASAKGEYAVATTTVQELTGQAPASLKEFLTENLAAFTSAS from the coding sequence ATGGGTATTACGAATGAAGCAGTATTGGTAACAGGAGCAAGCGGGCATTTGGGACGAGAAGCGGTAGAGTGGTTGCTTGAGAATCATAAAGGCCAGATTATTGCAGTAACCCGTAATCCGTTGACACTGTCAGACTTCTCAGCTCGTGGCGTTGTCGTACGGCAAGCAGATTTTGACCAACCGCATACGCTTGATGAAGCCTTCGTCGGAGCTAAACGGCTGTTGCTTATCAGTACGGACGCTGTGAGTGTGCCAGGGCAGCGGTTACAGCAGCATTCGAATGCAGTAGAAGCCGCGATTAAAGCGGGAGTAGAGCATATTGTTTATACCTCTGTGCCTAATCCAGAACCGGGTACAGAGTGCTTAATTGCCCCTGACCACTATGGTACAGAAGAGAAAATCAAGAGCAGTGGCTTGTCCTTCACAATTCTCCGCAACAATCTGTATGCCGACAATCTGCTTCCTTCCTTGCAGCAAGCCGCAGCTAGTGGACAATATGCAGCTGCTACAGGTGATGGCCTAACAGCTTACGTGACTCGCAAGGACTGTGCCAGGGCAGCAGCAGCGGCACTAGCTTCCTCCTTTACAGGAACCAGAACGATAGACGTAACTGGAACTGAGGCGCTTTCAGGGGCTGATGTGGCTCAAATTGCAAGTGAAGTCATTGGGAAGAGCATTCAATTTGTAGCTTTAACCACAGAGCAGCTAGTAGGTATTTTTGAATCGATTGGAATGCCTAATGGTGTGGCGCAGATTTTTGCTTCCTTTGATACAGCTTCTGCTAAGGGAGAATATGCTGTAGCAACTACGACAGTTCAGGAATTAACAGGCCAGGCACCAGCCAGCTTGAAGGAATTTCTAACAGAGAACTTAGCCGCTTTCACCAGCGCTAGCTAA
- a CDS encoding transposase produces the protein MINQKSSLDQLPPEMRPAFQELGVLKHLRNAGFKKTFGYTCSHLFMLVFVLLFHQKNWFRLLESAKGEAFPGKDAVYRFLNHSGFAWRRFLSSLSSDTVQRVETLTSVTRTSVFIVDDSMFERNRSKAVELLARFKDHATGAYYKGFRMLTLGWSDGHTFLPLDFALLSSVKAGLTGIHPGIDKRSSGYKRRKEALLSAPHLVSELLDRAITSGVSAAYVLMDSWFTHAPLIQRIIDRKLHVIGMVKNDNKRYLVHGQRVDLKGLYRAALRVEGKHRNLLRQIHTELVPGIPVVVVFVRHRSKKNEWLAILSTDLTLTAPEVIQIYALRWDIEVFFKCAKSLLRLQKEFQGRSYDLLISHTTIVFSRYILLAWQHRQSTDQRTLGGLFYLLCDEVGTLDWAVALQQLVELMNEIANQVGKKLSAMIKSQLQHWISALPSYIKAYLPISCCES, from the coding sequence ATGATAAATCAAAAGTCGTCCCTAGATCAACTCCCACCTGAAATGAGACCTGCTTTTCAAGAGCTCGGTGTGCTGAAGCATCTGAGGAATGCCGGGTTCAAAAAGACGTTTGGCTATACCTGTTCCCATCTGTTCATGCTCGTTTTTGTCTTGCTCTTTCATCAGAAGAATTGGTTTCGTCTGCTCGAAAGTGCCAAGGGTGAAGCCTTTCCTGGCAAAGATGCCGTCTATCGCTTTCTCAATCACAGCGGATTCGCTTGGCGGCGTTTCTTGTCTTCTCTAAGTAGTGACACTGTGCAGCGAGTCGAAACCTTGACCTCCGTCACGCGGACCTCCGTATTCATTGTGGATGATTCCATGTTTGAGCGGAATCGGAGCAAAGCTGTGGAATTGTTGGCTCGCTTTAAGGATCACGCGACGGGGGCTTACTATAAAGGCTTTCGCATGCTCACCTTGGGCTGGTCAGACGGTCATACGTTTCTCCCTTTGGACTTCGCCTTGCTGAGTTCCGTGAAGGCTGGACTCACCGGCATACATCCGGGAATCGACAAGCGATCCTCTGGATACAAACGCCGGAAAGAAGCTCTGCTTTCTGCTCCGCATCTGGTTTCTGAACTGCTGGATCGAGCCATTACTTCCGGGGTTTCTGCGGCTTACGTACTTATGGATAGCTGGTTCACGCATGCCCCCCTGATTCAGCGGATTATAGATCGCAAACTGCATGTGATTGGCATGGTGAAAAACGACAACAAGCGATATCTCGTTCACGGTCAACGGGTGGATCTTAAAGGTCTTTACCGAGCTGCTTTGCGCGTCGAAGGAAAGCACCGGAACCTCTTGCGTCAGATTCACACCGAACTTGTTCCTGGCATTCCAGTAGTCGTGGTCTTTGTTCGCCATCGCTCCAAGAAAAACGAGTGGCTCGCGATTCTATCGACGGATCTAACGCTGACGGCACCGGAAGTCATTCAAATCTACGCTCTTCGCTGGGACATCGAAGTCTTTTTCAAATGCGCTAAATCCTTGCTGCGCCTGCAAAAAGAGTTTCAAGGCCGCTCCTATGATTTGCTCATTAGCCATACAACGATTGTCTTTTCCCGCTATATTCTGCTGGCTTGGCAGCATCGACAAAGCACGGATCAGCGGACGCTCGGTGGACTCTTTTATTTGCTTTGCGATGAAGTCGGTACCTTGGACTGGGCCGTAGCATTACAACAATTGGTGGAATTGATGAACGAAATCGCCAATCAAGTCGGTAAGAAACTATCCGCTATGATTAAAAGTCAACTCCAGCACTGGATCTCTGCTTTGCCCAGCTACATCAAGGCTTATCTGCCGATTTCATGCTGCGAAAGTTGA
- a CDS encoding assimilatory sulfite reductase (NADPH) flavoprotein subunit: MQLQVTNSPFNESQVELLNRLLPSLTESQKIWLSGYIAALGQSAAVASVGPDLQAQASLTVAEGVEVLSAVGQPVVSKEVTVLFGSQTGNCQRLATSLSRKLEEQGFQVTLASMNGFKPNGLKKLENLLLLVSTHGEGEPPDNARSFHEFLYSKRAPQLENLRFSVLSLGDTSYEFFCQTGKDFDQRLDELGAERLSPRVDCDLDYDEPVAEWFESVINALNGRLNAPAIAAEVVQAAEASESQETEYSRNNPFRAEVLENLNLNGRGSDRETRHLELSLEGSNLQFEPGDSLGVYPENHPELVKAIIEAMGWNPDESVPFNKKGEEGPLLDALSYHYEITVLTKPLLEQAAQLSSSNALTELLAPGKQSELKEYIQGRDLLDLIQDFAPWQTPARSFVTILRKLPARLYSIASSYKANPDEVHFTVRAVRYEAHGRERYGVCSVHCAERVPSGSTLPIYIQQNPNFKLPTNPDVPVIMIGPGTGVAPFRSFLEEREELGAEGKTWLFYGDRHFVTDFLYQTDWQRMLKDGVLSKLDVAFSRDTDEKVYVQHRILAKSQELYEWLQQGAHVYICGDEKHMAHDVHTALLAVIQQEGGLSPDEATAYLETMQQELRYQRDVY, from the coding sequence TTGCAACTACAAGTAACGAACAGTCCCTTTAACGAGAGTCAAGTTGAGCTTCTCAATCGCCTTCTGCCGTCCTTAACGGAATCACAGAAGATTTGGCTTAGCGGATATATAGCTGCACTCGGCCAGTCTGCTGCAGTAGCCTCGGTTGGTCCAGATCTACAAGCACAAGCGAGTCTGACAGTAGCTGAAGGAGTGGAAGTTCTTTCAGCAGTGGGACAGCCCGTGGTTTCCAAAGAGGTAACCGTACTTTTTGGTTCCCAAACCGGCAATTGTCAACGTCTGGCTACTAGCTTGTCCCGCAAGTTGGAAGAGCAGGGATTTCAAGTAACCTTAGCTTCTATGAACGGCTTCAAACCTAATGGGCTGAAGAAGCTTGAAAATCTGTTGTTACTGGTAAGTACCCATGGAGAAGGGGAGCCACCGGATAATGCCCGCTCCTTCCACGAGTTTCTTTATAGTAAGAGAGCACCACAATTGGAGAACCTGCGGTTTTCTGTATTGTCATTGGGAGATACGTCATACGAGTTCTTCTGTCAGACTGGCAAGGATTTCGATCAACGTCTGGACGAGCTTGGGGCAGAGCGGTTAAGCCCGCGTGTGGATTGCGATCTGGATTATGATGAGCCGGTTGCAGAATGGTTTGAGAGTGTTATAAATGCTTTGAACGGACGCCTAAATGCTCCGGCAATAGCAGCAGAGGTGGTTCAGGCTGCTGAAGCCTCAGAGTCACAGGAAACGGAATACTCACGCAATAATCCTTTTAGAGCTGAGGTATTGGAGAATCTAAACCTGAATGGCCGCGGCTCTGATCGGGAGACTCGCCATCTGGAACTATCATTAGAAGGTTCTAATCTGCAATTCGAGCCTGGCGACTCGCTGGGCGTTTATCCGGAGAATCACCCTGAATTGGTCAAAGCTATTATTGAAGCTATGGGCTGGAACCCGGATGAATCCGTTCCGTTCAATAAGAAGGGCGAAGAAGGCCCCTTGCTTGACGCGCTTTCCTATCATTATGAGATTACGGTATTGACTAAACCACTATTAGAGCAAGCTGCGCAGCTGTCCTCCAGTAACGCACTCACCGAACTGTTGGCACCTGGCAAGCAGTCGGAGCTCAAAGAGTATATCCAGGGTCGCGATCTCCTAGATCTGATCCAGGACTTCGCCCCTTGGCAAACCCCAGCCCGTAGCTTTGTAACTATTCTGCGGAAGCTGCCAGCGCGTCTGTATTCAATCGCCAGCAGCTATAAGGCTAACCCGGACGAGGTTCACTTTACCGTGCGTGCCGTACGTTATGAGGCTCATGGTCGTGAACGTTATGGAGTCTGCTCGGTACATTGTGCAGAACGTGTACCATCTGGAAGTACTCTACCGATCTATATCCAGCAGAATCCGAATTTCAAGCTGCCGACTAATCCGGATGTTCCAGTCATAATGATCGGACCTGGTACAGGTGTTGCTCCGTTTCGCTCCTTTCTGGAGGAACGCGAAGAGCTGGGCGCGGAAGGGAAGACGTGGTTGTTCTATGGAGATCGTCATTTCGTGACGGACTTCCTGTATCAGACAGATTGGCAGAGAATGCTTAAAGACGGCGTGCTCAGTAAGCTGGATGTGGCCTTCTCCCGTGACACGGATGAGAAAGTATATGTTCAGCACCGTATCCTGGCGAAGAGTCAGGAATTGTATGAGTGGCTGCAGCAAGGAGCCCATGTCTACATTTGTGGCGATGAGAAGCATATGGCACATGACGTTCATACGGCGCTGCTTGCAGTGATCCAGCAAGAAGGGGGTCTGTCCCCAGACGAGGCAACCGCATATCTGGAGACGATGCAGCAGGAGTTGCGCTATCAGCGTGACGTGTATTAA
- the cysI gene encoding assimilatory sulfite reductase (NADPH) hemoprotein subunit, with product MANNEVVKPIGGPPSDVEHIKLDSNYLRGALVETLSNPITGGLPEDDNRLLKFHGSYMQDDRDLRNERERQKLEPAFQFMLRVVAPGGVATPSQWLVMDDLAQKYGNGTLRLTTRQAFQMHGVLKWNLKKTIQSINNTLMTTLAACGDVNRNVMSNPNPYQSEVHAEVYEWARRLSDHLSPRTPAYHEIWLDGEKVVDSLADGAEVEPIYGPVYLPRKFKIGLAVPPSNDVDVFSQDLGLIAILEEGKLVGFNVSVGGGMGMTHGDTSTYPQLGRIIGFCRPDQIIDLAEKTVTIQRDYGNRSVRKNARFKYTIDRHGLEWFVSELHERLGWQLETARDYHFDHNGDRYGWVKGSNGRWNLTLYVQSGRIHDLGDYKLMTGLREIAKIHTGDFRLTPNQNLIIANVTSTKKRKVVELAQQYGLTDGAQFSALRRSSMSCVALPTCGLAMAEAERYLPALLDKLELIIDEAGLRDKEIVIRMTGCPNGCARPALGEISFIGKAPGKYNMYLGAGFTGDRLNKIYKESIDEQEILDTLGPIIHRYAKERQQDEHFGDFVIRAGYVQAVTSGTNFHA from the coding sequence ATGGCGAATAATGAAGTGGTGAAGCCCATCGGCGGGCCTCCTAGCGACGTCGAGCATATTAAGCTGGACAGTAATTACCTGCGGGGAGCGCTTGTCGAGACCTTGAGTAATCCGATTACCGGAGGTTTGCCGGAAGATGATAACCGGTTGTTAAAATTTCACGGGAGCTATATGCAGGATGACCGGGATTTACGGAACGAACGCGAACGGCAGAAGCTTGAGCCTGCCTTCCAGTTCATGCTGCGCGTAGTGGCACCTGGCGGTGTGGCTACACCTTCACAATGGCTGGTCATGGATGATCTGGCCCAGAAATATGGCAACGGTACGTTGCGCCTTACGACCAGACAGGCTTTTCAAATGCATGGAGTTCTAAAGTGGAACTTAAAGAAGACTATCCAGAGCATTAACAATACACTGATGACTACTCTGGCGGCCTGTGGGGATGTTAACCGGAACGTCATGAGCAACCCAAACCCGTATCAGTCAGAGGTACATGCAGAGGTCTACGAATGGGCGCGCAGACTAAGCGATCACTTGTCACCGCGTACCCCTGCTTACCATGAAATCTGGCTGGATGGTGAAAAGGTTGTGGACAGTCTGGCAGATGGAGCAGAGGTAGAACCAATCTACGGCCCTGTATACCTGCCGCGTAAATTTAAGATTGGCTTGGCTGTGCCCCCATCTAACGATGTCGATGTATTCTCTCAGGATCTGGGCCTCATTGCCATTCTTGAAGAGGGAAAGCTGGTTGGCTTCAACGTTTCTGTTGGCGGCGGTATGGGCATGACTCATGGGGATACCAGTACTTATCCCCAACTGGGACGTATCATTGGCTTCTGCCGTCCGGATCAGATCATTGATTTGGCTGAGAAGACAGTTACGATCCAGCGCGATTACGGCAACCGTTCGGTCCGCAAGAATGCCCGGTTCAAGTATACGATTGACCGTCATGGGCTGGAGTGGTTCGTAAGCGAACTTCATGAGCGATTGGGCTGGCAGCTGGAAACCGCACGCGACTATCATTTCGATCATAATGGAGACCGTTATGGCTGGGTGAAGGGAAGCAATGGCCGCTGGAATCTGACGCTTTATGTGCAGAGCGGACGAATTCATGACCTGGGCGACTATAAATTAATGACTGGGTTACGGGAAATTGCCAAGATTCATACCGGTGATTTCCGCCTGACGCCAAACCAGAATCTGATCATCGCCAATGTGACCAGCACCAAGAAACGCAAGGTCGTTGAACTGGCCCAGCAATATGGGCTTACGGATGGTGCGCAGTTCTCTGCCTTGCGGCGCAGTTCAATGTCCTGCGTGGCGTTGCCAACCTGTGGACTCGCGATGGCTGAAGCTGAACGTTATCTTCCAGCTCTGCTTGATAAGCTGGAGCTGATCATAGACGAGGCTGGCCTGCGTGATAAAGAGATTGTAATTCGCATGACAGGCTGTCCTAATGGATGTGCAAGACCAGCATTAGGTGAGATTTCATTCATTGGAAAGGCTCCTGGTAAATATAATATGTACTTGGGAGCTGGATTTACGGGCGACCGATTAAATAAGATCTACAAGGAAAGTATTGATGAGCAGGAGATCCTCGATACGCTCGGACCGATTATCCATCGTTATGCGAAGGAACGTCAGCAGGATGAGCATTTTGGAGATTTTGTGATTCGTGCGGGGTATGTGCAAGCAGTCACTTCAGGAACTAACTTTCATGCTTGA
- the map gene encoding type I methionyl aminopeptidase: MIIMKTMEEIEKMRAAGKILAECHRQIEQMLKPGITTWEIDQFAEKFILSQGATPEQKGYHGYPYATCASVNDVICHGFPKHEPLKDGDIVTIDMVVNLNGWLADSAWSYGIGTISDEAAKLLLTTKESLFKGIEQAVAGNRIGDVAHAIQVYAESNGFSVVRDFIGHGIGSEMHEAPEVPHYGPAGKGPRLKEGMVFTIEPMLNTGSYRTKVDGDGWTARTIDGGLSAQYEHTLAITPQGTIILTEL; this comes from the coding sequence ATGATTATCATGAAAACGATGGAAGAGATCGAAAAAATGCGGGCTGCAGGGAAGATTTTGGCTGAATGCCATCGGCAAATCGAGCAAATGCTGAAACCTGGGATTACGACTTGGGAAATCGACCAATTTGCCGAGAAATTCATCCTGTCTCAAGGGGCGACTCCGGAGCAAAAGGGCTACCACGGCTATCCGTACGCTACCTGCGCATCTGTGAACGATGTAATATGTCACGGGTTCCCAAAGCATGAACCCCTTAAAGACGGAGATATCGTTACTATAGACATGGTAGTGAATCTAAACGGTTGGCTGGCAGACTCGGCCTGGTCTTATGGGATTGGAACAATCAGTGACGAGGCGGCCAAATTGCTGCTTACAACCAAGGAATCCTTGTTCAAGGGAATTGAACAGGCGGTTGCCGGCAATCGTATCGGCGATGTTGCTCATGCTATACAGGTGTATGCTGAATCTAACGGCTTCTCTGTTGTGCGGGACTTTATCGGACACGGTATCGGCTCAGAAATGCATGAAGCACCAGAGGTTCCACATTACGGACCGGCAGGCAAAGGACCACGCCTTAAAGAAGGCATGGTATTTACCATTGAACCCATGCTGAACACCGGAAGCTATCGGACCAAGGTTGACGGTGACGGCTGGACGGCCCGTACCATTGATGGAGGCTTGTCGGCACAATATGAGCATACTCTAGCTATTACTCCACAGGGAACGATTATTTTGACAGAGCTGTAA
- a CDS encoding CBS domain-containing protein: protein MEISSFLLPKDQVAFITSSMSMLQALEQLEQHHYTAIPIIDAEAKYIGTLSEGDLLWQLRKTPGLTFDNMQEVMVSEIQKHVHNESVLINAQMEDMLTLAADQNFVPVIDDSGMFLGIIRRKDIIEYYTRNITD, encoded by the coding sequence ATGGAAATATCGTCATTTTTATTACCTAAGGATCAAGTGGCCTTCATTACATCCTCTATGTCTATGCTGCAGGCATTGGAGCAGCTCGAACAACACCACTATACGGCGATTCCCATTATTGACGCTGAAGCAAAGTATATTGGTACACTCTCGGAAGGCGATCTGTTATGGCAGCTGAGAAAAACACCAGGTCTAACCTTTGACAATATGCAGGAAGTTATGGTGAGTGAAATCCAGAAGCATGTTCATAATGAAAGTGTATTGATTAATGCACAAATGGAGGATATGCTCACCCTGGCAGCGGATCAAAATTTCGTTCCGGTCATCGATGATTCTGGTATGTTCCTCGGAATTATCCGCAGGAAAGATATTATTGAATATTACACGAGGAATATAACGGATTGA
- a CDS encoding TetR/AcrR family transcriptional regulator, whose protein sequence is MSIDRKTLILSAATQSFVQFGYKATTMDQVSRIANVGKGTIYTFFKTKEDLFEEILDKAYQELTSVMNRVARENHTFILKLINLLDSILEFRSDHELFVKLGQEVRDIGTVQALEGVKRMEEYALDFLKHQIDQAVSQGEVKPCDSSITAFMILRLYLALTTEWNKAHEPLNKDQIKDHMSLFISNGILSSSE, encoded by the coding sequence ATGTCCATCGATCGCAAAACGTTAATCTTATCAGCAGCGACGCAATCCTTTGTGCAATTTGGTTATAAAGCAACCACTATGGACCAAGTGTCCAGAATCGCTAATGTGGGTAAAGGCACTATCTATACGTTCTTCAAAACCAAGGAAGATTTGTTTGAAGAAATTTTGGACAAGGCCTATCAGGAGTTAACTTCGGTTATGAACCGAGTAGCCAGAGAAAACCATACGTTTATCCTTAAACTGATTAATCTGCTAGATTCCATTTTAGAATTTCGCTCTGATCATGAACTTTTCGTTAAGTTAGGTCAAGAGGTGCGTGATATCGGAACAGTTCAGGCGCTGGAAGGCGTAAAGCGAATGGAAGAATACGCGCTAGATTTCCTTAAGCACCAGATTGATCAGGCAGTTAGTCAGGGTGAAGTGAAACCTTGCGATTCCAGCATTACTGCCTTTATGATCCTGCGATTATATTTGGCATTGACTACTGAATGGAATAAAGCGCACGAGCCGCTGAATAAAGACCAAATTAAAGATCATATGAGTTTATTTATTTCGAATGGTATTCTAAGTAGTTCTGAATAA